One genomic window of Solanum dulcamara chromosome 12, daSolDulc1.2, whole genome shotgun sequence includes the following:
- the LOC129875566 gene encoding uncharacterized protein LOC129875566, whose amino-acid sequence MVRKEMQKLNQKEFMGVSDKVRLLRNALTDKQTQMRNASVPQNKLDEEKQLRLELTKWSLIETKNGIVLREPTTITKQVVGFYKKLIGQTTIHMRAAKPEVMKAGHVLTRAQQLELIKSFTDIEVKQALKSIGDSKEPGEDGFNSYFFKQTWPVTGEEITAAVLDFFQTSEMYAPISRTSVILIPKVQHPISIKEYISISCCTSIYKIISKMLTNRL is encoded by the exons ATGGTGAGGAAAGAAATGCAAAAGCTGAACCAGAAGGAGTTTATGGGAGTATCTGATAAAGTTCGACTATTGAGGAATGCACTTACTGATAAACAAACTCAAATGAGAAATGCTTCAGTTCCACAGAATAAGCTTGATGAAGAGAAACAATTGAGATTAGAGCTAACAAAATGGAGCTTGATTGAAACAA AGAATGGTATTGTCCTTAGAGAACCAACAACAATCACCAAGCAAGTTGTGGGATTCTACAAGAAGCTAATAGGACAAACCACCATACATATGAGAGCTGCAAAACCAGAGGTAATGAAAGCAGGACATGTCCTTACAAGAGCACAACAATTAGAGCTTATAAAATCATTTACCGATATAGAGGTTAAACAAGCACTCAAGAGTATTGGGGATTCCAAAGAACCAGGGGAGGATGGTTTCAATTCTTATTTTTTCAAACAAACCTGGCCAGTCACAGGGGAGGAGATAACTGCAGCAGTACTTGATTTCTTTCAGACAAGTGAAATGTATGCCCCTATTAGTAGAACTTCTGTCATACTTATTCCTAAAGTCCAGCATCCTATATCAATCAAAGAGTACATATCAATCTCTTGTTGCACtagtatatataagatcatTTCTAAAATGCTTACTAACAGGCTTTAA
- the LOC129877615 gene encoding probable membrane-associated kinase regulator 3, which translates to MAINPLPSSMEHSNDEEYIDIEVNSCSYFSSCPNSSSPQNREFEFQMASITNYNKESTTSPADELFYRGRLLPLHQKILQTELFEDLEDSFCINFLITPIGSPSQTCNVSFELNPNDHKISPKKLWTKFIKHSLINQKFKSSREFLKSLFSKSYGNCCSSKDMKVSKKKTPLKNTTRNNIELSLSSIKWQPKSRNGSSRSFSSTNSSSTGDSFSSSNWSFNSNNEFNFLKRSSSDIEGSIEAAVAHCKKSQELHWLRK; encoded by the coding sequence ATGGCCATAAATCCTCTTCCATCATCAATGGAACACTCAAATGATGAAGAATACATAGACATTGAAGTGAACTCTTGCTCTTACTTTTCATCATGTCCTAATTCTTCTTCCCCTCAAAACAGAGAATTTGAGTTCCAAATGGCCTCAATTACCAATTATAACAAAGAATCCACAACTTCCCCTGCTGATGAACTCTTTTACAGAGGAAGACTCCTTCCTCTTCACCAAAAAATCCTTCAAACAGAGCTCTTTGAAGATTTAGAAGATAGTTTTTGTATAAATTTCTTGATCACCCCAATTGGTTCACCATCACAAACTTGCAATGTGAGTTTTGAACTTAATCCAAATGATCATAAAATAAGTCCTAAGAAATTGTGGACTAAGTTCATTAAACATTCTTTAATCAACCAAAAGTTCAAATCTTCAAGGGAATTTCTCAAGTCTTTGTTTAGCAAATCTTATGGTAACTGTTGTTCTAGTAAGGACATGAAAGTTTCCAAGAAAAAAACCCCATTGAAAAATACTACTAGAAATAACATTGAATTAAGTTTGTCTTCAATCAAGTGGCAGCCAAAATCAAGAAATGGAAGTTCAAGGTCTTTCTCTTCAACTAATTCTTCCTCAACTGGTGATTCTTTCTCATCATCTAATTGGTCTTTCAACTCCAATAATGAGTTTAATTTCCTCAAGAGAAGCAGTTCAGATATTGAAGGTTCAATTGAGGCTGCTGTTGCTCATTGTAAAAAATCCCAAGAACTACACTGGTTGAGGAAATGA
- the LOC129875567 gene encoding probable membrane-associated kinase regulator 3 → MAINPLPSSMYHLHDEEYIDIEVSSYYYFSSSTCPNSSSPQNSEFEFQITNYNKESTTFPADELFYRGKLLPLHQKILQTKPFEGLEDSFCINFLITPIVSPTQTCNVSFELNPNNHKISPNKLWSNLIKHSLKIQKFKASKAFLKSLFIKSSCTNINICSSKDMKVSKKKTTNNTSCAINKNEGLSSRWHSSTKCLFSSSTNSSTNGGSFSSSSSNSSFNSNNGFTSEIVEGSIEAAVAHCKKSQEFGWA, encoded by the coding sequence ATGGCCATAAATCCTCTTCCATCATCAATGTACCACTTACATGATGAAGAATACATAGACATTGAAGTAAGCTCTTACTATTACTTTTCATCATCAACATGTCCTAATTCTTCTTCCCCTCAAAACAGTGAATTTGAGTTTCAAATTACCAATTATAACAAAGAATCCACAACTTTCCCTGCTGATGAACTCTTTTACAGAGGCAAACTCCTTCCTCTTCACCAAAAAATCCTTCAAACAAAGCCCTTTGAAGGTTTAGAAGATAGCTTTTGCATAAATTTCCTGATCACCCCAATTGTTTCACCAACACAAACTTGCAATGTGAGTTTTGAACTTAATCcaaataatcataaaataagtCCTAACAAATTGTGGTCTAATCTCAttaaacattctttaaaaaTCCAAAAGTTCAAAGCTTCAAAGGCTTTCCTCAAATCTTTGTTTATCAAATCTTCTTGCACAAATATTAACATTTGTTCTAGTAAGGACATGAAAGTCTCCAAGAAAAAAACTACTAATAATACATCATGTGCAATAAATAAGAATGAAGGTTTGTCTTCAAGGTGGCATTCTTCAACAAAATGTTTGTTTTCCTCTTCAACTAATTCTTCCACAAATGGTGGCTCtttctcatcatcatcatctaatTCTTCCTTCAACTCCAATAATGGTTTTACTTCAGAGATTGTTGAGGGTTCAATTGAGGCTGCTGTTGCTCATTGTAAAAAGTCCCAAgagtttggatgggcttaa